A window from Listeria seeligeri serovar 1/2b str. SLCC3954 encodes these proteins:
- the comGC gene encoding competence type IV pilus major pilin ComGC, with product MFKRKIDWRDDRGFTLVEMLIVLLVVSVLLLLTIPNIVSQSKSINDKGCEAFISMVQGQVQSYQLDNNTVPSVSDLVSGGYLKANQKSCPNGNGIKIDGSGNVSENK from the coding sequence ATGTTCAAAAGAAAAATAGATTGGCGAGATGATCGAGGATTTACACTTGTTGAGATGTTGATTGTTTTATTAGTAGTTAGTGTTTTATTACTCTTAACTATACCTAATATCGTCTCACAAAGTAAATCCATTAACGATAAAGGGTGCGAGGCATTTATCTCTATGGTACAAGGGCAAGTTCAATCATATCAATTAGATAACAATACAGTTCCTTCTGTCAGTGATTTAGTAAGTGGTGGTTATTTAAAAGCTAATCAAAAGTCCTGTCCAAATGGTAATGGTATTAAAATAGATGGCTCTGGAAATGTTTCTGAAAACAAATGA
- a CDS encoding rhomboid family protein, whose amino-acid sequence MSFQEQYVFWRLTNYFLGVEKYRLIHLHEEKQELWLENTSQKKRPVIRIQMKELSWANVVERDVTHTMHVCENLRKQMGRLKLPLINIYITPFEPMGDISPFFGKPLTSPNEKVKIENILLANEQMKEHLDTLIQSLELPEDAFIIPDELTKEIVTKEREQVITYITTKVNEEQKVARNSKPTVTYTFIGLLIAAFLWVTFQGGTTDSFNLIKWGGKFNPLIYAGEWWRFISPIFLHSGLIHLASNAVMLYIVGAWAERIYGKWRYTLILIIGGICGNIASFALNMNLSIGASTAVFAVMGALLYLVVLKPNVYAKTIGVSIASLVAVNLLLDVFSSQIDIAGHIGGLVGGFLLAGALSLPNQFLHWRRLAYGLSLIGIAILFLYFGFQKGAQQYDPMQANISVQRYLQEDNKKEATKIVDNLIESGSADAYSYTYAASIALQDKQVDTAEQMAKEAISIDKELPEAHYYLAVSYQIEGNKPAAIKEADIAKQLSNDPFYDSYYDKLKE is encoded by the coding sequence TTGAGCTTCCAAGAACAATATGTCTTCTGGCGCCTAACTAACTATTTCTTGGGTGTTGAAAAATACCGATTAATCCATCTTCATGAGGAGAAACAAGAACTTTGGTTAGAAAATACAAGTCAGAAAAAAAGACCAGTCATCCGTATTCAAATGAAAGAATTAAGTTGGGCTAATGTGGTTGAACGAGATGTTACCCATACAATGCATGTCTGTGAAAACCTACGTAAGCAGATGGGGCGTCTTAAATTGCCTCTTATAAATATTTATATAACTCCATTTGAACCGATGGGTGACATTTCGCCTTTTTTTGGAAAGCCACTTACATCTCCAAATGAAAAAGTGAAAATAGAAAATATTTTGCTTGCAAACGAACAAATGAAAGAGCACTTAGATACATTAATCCAATCTTTGGAATTACCAGAAGATGCCTTCATTATTCCAGATGAGCTAACGAAAGAAATAGTAACAAAAGAACGCGAACAAGTAATCACTTATATTACTACAAAGGTAAATGAGGAACAAAAAGTTGCTAGAAATTCAAAACCAACAGTTACTTACACATTTATCGGTCTTTTAATTGCCGCGTTTTTATGGGTTACTTTCCAGGGTGGGACTACAGATTCCTTTAATTTGATTAAATGGGGCGGAAAGTTCAATCCACTTATCTACGCAGGCGAATGGTGGCGCTTTATTTCGCCGATTTTTCTGCATAGTGGTTTAATCCACCTAGCTTCCAACGCAGTCATGTTATATATTGTGGGCGCTTGGGCAGAGCGGATTTATGGGAAGTGGCGTTATACGCTTATCCTTATCATAGGTGGTATTTGCGGAAACATAGCTAGTTTTGCATTAAATATGAATTTATCTATTGGTGCTAGCACAGCTGTATTCGCTGTAATGGGAGCGCTTTTGTATTTAGTTGTTTTAAAACCAAATGTTTATGCAAAAACGATTGGTGTCAGTATAGCCTCTTTAGTTGCTGTTAACTTATTGTTAGATGTATTTTCCTCACAAATTGATATTGCAGGACATATCGGCGGTTTAGTAGGCGGTTTTCTGCTTGCAGGTGCTTTATCACTTCCAAATCAATTTCTTCACTGGCGTCGCTTGGCATATGGCTTATCGCTTATCGGAATAGCTATTTTATTTCTTTATTTTGGTTTCCAAAAAGGAGCGCAACAATATGATCCTATGCAAGCAAACATATCGGTGCAAAGATATTTACAAGAGGACAACAAAAAAGAAGCAACTAAAATTGTCGATAACTTAATTGAAAGCGGAAGTGCAGACGCATATTCTTATACTTACGCTGCCTCCATTGCCTTGCAAGACAAACAAGTTGATACAGCAGAGCAAATGGCAAAAGAAGCAATCAGTATCGACAAAGAACTTCCAGAAGCACATTATTATTTAGCTGTTAGTTATCAAATAGAAGGTAATAAACCAGCTGCAATTAAAGAAGCAGATATTGCCAAACAACTATCAAATGACCCATTTTATGATTCTTACTATGACAAGTTAAAAGAATAA
- a CDS encoding endolytic transglycosylase MltG: MKKNLRMLALGFLVSAVVLLVYDQFFSTPTKADETNAAPTKDVADDNSNTWKAKYEKLLAQQEVDKAADDEAKKAADEAAKKKEEEAKKVKSYTLTISKGDPSSKAGEELQANGIIKSASEFDKYLKDNNYEKYVRDGKYNLKSDMSYETIAKILAHKN; this comes from the coding sequence GTGAAGAAAAACTTACGGATGTTGGCACTTGGTTTCTTAGTATCTGCCGTTGTCTTACTGGTTTATGATCAGTTTTTCTCTACTCCGACTAAAGCAGACGAAACAAATGCCGCACCAACTAAAGATGTTGCTGATGATAACTCAAACACATGGAAAGCAAAATACGAAAAATTATTAGCTCAACAAGAGGTCGACAAAGCGGCCGATGATGAAGCTAAAAAAGCGGCTGACGAAGCTGCTAAAAAGAAAGAGGAAGAAGCTAAAAAAGTTAAAAGTTATACATTGACCATTTCTAAAGGAGACCCTTCTTCTAAAGCTGGCGAAGAACTTCAAGCGAATGGGATAATTAAAAGTGCTTCTGAGTTTGATAAATACTTAAAAGACAATAATTATGAAAAATATGTTCGTGATGGTAAATATAATTTAAAAAGTGATATGAGTTATGAAACCATTGCAAAAATTTTAGCACATAAAAATTAA
- the comGD gene encoding competence type IV pilus minor pilin ComGD, with product MKPNAFTLLEMLLVLSISLAMISLTIFPLTNSLSVFNEKLLLEEMKASIYYAQLYAITSSQDTTISFTPTDNKLSASTVNNTLFTVPLSPIIKLNQKKMENFRFSSLDGSINRFTTIHFTGTSKNYKLIFQIGKGRFRFEKD from the coding sequence ATGAAGCCTAATGCTTTTACATTACTAGAAATGTTACTTGTCCTCTCTATTAGCCTTGCGATGATAAGCTTAACCATTTTCCCACTAACAAATAGTCTTTCCGTATTTAATGAAAAATTGCTTTTGGAAGAAATGAAAGCATCCATCTACTATGCACAGCTATATGCTATAACAAGTAGCCAAGATACGACTATTTCTTTCACACCAACTGATAATAAGTTATCTGCTTCTACAGTCAATAACACCCTATTCACGGTCCCACTTTCACCAATAATTAAACTAAATCAGAAAAAAATGGAAAATTTTCGCTTCTCAAGTTTAGATGGTTCAATAAATCGCTTTACTACTATTCATTTTACTGGCACTTCCAAAAACTACAAATTAATATTTCAAATTGGAAAGGGGCGTTTTAGATTTGAAAAAGATTAA
- the rpmG gene encoding 50S ribosomal protein L33, with protein MRVNITLECTECGDRNYITTKNKRENPERIELKKYCPRLRRVTLHRETK; from the coding sequence ATGCGCGTTAATATTACTTTAGAATGCACTGAATGCGGTGATCGTAATTATATCACTACTAAAAATAAGCGTGAAAATCCGGAACGTATTGAATTAAAAAAATATTGTCCAAGATTACGCCGTGTAACTTTACACCGCGAAACTAAGTAA
- the gcvT gene encoding glycine cleavage system aminomethyltransferase GcvT, with product MTELQKTPIHPIYEKYGAKTIDFGGWDLPVQFSGIKAEHEAVRTDVGLFDVSHMGEVLVEGSDSTAYLQYLLSNDIEKIKIGKAQYNIMCYENGGTVDDLVVYKITETKYILVVNAANTEKDYEWMVKNVFGNVTVTNVSSMYGQLALQGPNAEKILTKLTDVDLSSISFFGFVEDANVAGVKTIISRSGYTGEDGFEIYMQSDDAIKVFEAIMAEGVLPIGLGARDTLRLEAVLALYGQELSQDITPLEAGLNFAVKLKKEADFIGKEALVKQKEAGLTRKLVGIELIERGIPRHDYSVFQNDKKIGIITSGTQSPTLGTNIGLALLETPYTELGQEVEVGIRTKKIKAKVIATPFYKRAK from the coding sequence ATGACGGAATTACAAAAAACACCAATTCATCCAATCTATGAAAAATATGGAGCTAAAACAATTGACTTTGGTGGATGGGATTTACCTGTACAATTTTCTGGAATAAAAGCTGAACATGAGGCCGTACGAACCGATGTAGGGCTATTTGATGTGTCACACATGGGAGAAGTTTTGGTGGAAGGATCTGACAGTACGGCATATTTACAATACTTGTTATCAAATGACATAGAAAAAATAAAAATAGGTAAGGCACAATATAATATTATGTGCTATGAAAACGGTGGGACAGTAGACGATTTGGTTGTTTATAAAATAACAGAAACAAAATACATACTAGTCGTAAATGCAGCCAATACGGAAAAAGATTATGAGTGGATGGTAAAGAATGTTTTTGGAAATGTTACTGTTACGAATGTTTCCTCTATGTATGGACAATTAGCGCTTCAAGGCCCAAATGCTGAAAAAATACTTACTAAACTAACCGATGTTGATTTAAGTTCCATTAGTTTTTTTGGATTTGTTGAAGACGCAAACGTAGCTGGAGTAAAAACAATTATTTCTAGAAGTGGTTATACTGGTGAAGATGGCTTTGAGATTTACATGCAAAGTGACGATGCTATAAAAGTTTTTGAAGCTATTATGGCAGAGGGTGTTTTACCAATTGGTTTAGGTGCTCGAGATACATTGCGTTTAGAAGCTGTACTTGCGCTCTATGGTCAAGAATTAAGTCAAGATATTACGCCGCTTGAAGCAGGCTTGAACTTTGCAGTGAAGCTGAAAAAAGAAGCGGATTTTATCGGAAAAGAAGCGTTGGTTAAACAAAAAGAAGCAGGTTTAACCCGGAAATTAGTTGGAATTGAATTAATTGAACGAGGAATACCACGCCATGATTATTCCGTTTTTCAAAATGATAAAAAAATCGGTATAATTACTTCTGGTACTCAATCGCCAACTCTTGGAACAAATATTGGTTTAGCGTTACTTGAAACACCGTACACAGAGCTCGGGCAAGAAGTAGAAGTGGGTATTCGAACTAAAAAAATAAAAGCAAAAGTTATAGCAACACCATTTTATAAACGCGCAAAGTAA
- a CDS encoding YqgU-like beta propeller domain-containing protein, producing MKKSTTFLLIVISMGLIFISFGCAKEEEIPKKSTKDVQAIQMKTKEFQRVVGWLSKDTVLLQTKAKETSYFDELNIYTGKKRKIYNTNESISEVQISPDYRNILIYSAESNQKATMRVIALDDGSIITSRETKPLTTNFYWNEESTEKIMLITYSPDWDFQVDEWEYTLNQVNKVELKSPFVSWYGDNLIISNNKDKPDDELGNLYLQDIRNKANKSLIVANIMQFAVHDNVLITIEKSSDENLLYEFRTIGFQNFYSYNSAREYDELGTFIPYFDANFDKNAFLTFEPYESAKISGNQNEYKLVKIDPTNKKAKTVLELLDNQPILSYDTGNLILYGYLFDKVIDTKTGKIYNLVNTPTKSF from the coding sequence ATGAAAAAATCAACTACTTTTTTGCTTATCGTTATATCAATGGGCTTGATTTTTATCTCTTTTGGTTGCGCCAAGGAAGAAGAAATACCAAAAAAGTCAACTAAAGATGTCCAAGCTATTCAAATGAAAACAAAAGAATTCCAACGGGTTGTTGGTTGGTTATCGAAAGACACTGTATTACTTCAGACAAAAGCAAAAGAAACAAGTTATTTTGATGAATTAAATATCTACACCGGGAAAAAGAGAAAGATATATAATACAAATGAATCTATTTCTGAAGTCCAAATTAGTCCAGATTATAGAAATATATTAATCTATTCAGCTGAATCAAATCAGAAAGCAACGATGCGTGTAATTGCTTTAGATGATGGAAGTATAATTACTTCTCGGGAAACAAAACCTCTAACTACTAATTTTTATTGGAATGAAGAGTCAACTGAGAAAATTATGTTAATAACCTATAGTCCAGATTGGGACTTCCAAGTGGACGAATGGGAGTATACGTTAAATCAGGTTAATAAAGTGGAGTTGAAATCGCCATTTGTTTCTTGGTACGGTGATAATTTGATTATTTCCAATAATAAGGATAAGCCTGATGATGAACTAGGCAACCTATATTTACAAGACATTCGAAATAAGGCTAATAAAAGTTTAATTGTGGCAAATATTATGCAATTTGCTGTACATGATAATGTTTTGATTACAATTGAAAAATCTTCGGATGAAAATTTATTATATGAGTTTAGAACTATAGGCTTTCAAAATTTTTATTCCTATAATTCTGCTCGAGAATATGATGAATTAGGCACTTTTATCCCTTATTTCGATGCGAATTTTGATAAAAATGCTTTTTTAACTTTTGAACCTTATGAGAGTGCTAAAATTAGTGGTAATCAAAATGAATATAAGCTAGTAAAAATTGATCCAACAAATAAAAAAGCGAAAACTGTTTTGGAATTATTGGATAATCAACCGATACTCTCTTATGACACTGGGAACTTAATTCTCTATGGTTATTTATTTGATAAAGTAATTGATACAAAAACAGGGAAAATTTATAACTTGGTAAATACACCCACTAAATCATTTTAA
- a CDS encoding ROK family glucokinase produces the protein MNKKLIGVDLGGTTAKLAILTKEGEIEEKWTIDTNIDDKGSHIVKDIGDSLNQKLTDLQLDNDIFYGIGMGTPGTVNYETGTVKGAYNLNWSEEQNVSEDLEKITGLKITLDNDANVAALGERWKGAGEGGANVVFVTLGTGVGGGIFAEGKILHGVRGAAGEIGHVTVVPENGYDCTCGKKGCLETVASATGIVRVAKDLAKKFTGESNLKKMIENDENITSKLIFELGAEGDELAKETIDKISFYLALALSHIGNMLNPEKIIIGGGVSAAGDQLLTPVRNYFETMVFPAVKESTKLSIATKGNDAGIIGAAWLALPIED, from the coding sequence ATGAACAAAAAATTAATTGGTGTAGATTTAGGCGGAACAACAGCAAAATTAGCAATCTTAACAAAAGAAGGCGAGATTGAAGAAAAATGGACAATTGATACAAATATTGATGACAAAGGATCTCATATTGTAAAAGACATTGGTGATTCTCTTAATCAAAAATTGACAGATTTACAACTTGATAATGATATTTTTTATGGCATTGGAATGGGGACTCCTGGGACTGTTAATTATGAAACAGGTACAGTAAAGGGAGCTTACAATCTAAACTGGTCTGAGGAGCAAAACGTTAGTGAAGATTTAGAAAAAATTACTGGACTAAAAATAACATTAGATAACGATGCTAATGTCGCTGCACTGGGTGAACGCTGGAAAGGCGCCGGTGAAGGTGGTGCAAATGTAGTATTTGTTACTCTTGGAACAGGCGTTGGCGGCGGAATCTTTGCTGAAGGAAAAATATTGCATGGTGTTCGTGGTGCTGCAGGTGAAATCGGGCATGTAACAGTTGTTCCTGAAAATGGTTATGATTGTACTTGTGGTAAAAAAGGGTGCTTAGAAACCGTGGCATCAGCGACAGGTATTGTTCGAGTAGCTAAAGACTTAGCTAAAAAATTCACTGGCGAGTCGAATCTTAAAAAAATGATAGAAAATGATGAGAATATTACTTCTAAATTGATTTTTGAACTTGGCGCAGAAGGTGATGAGTTGGCTAAAGAAACAATTGATAAAATTTCTTTTTACTTGGCACTTGCACTCAGTCATATTGGTAATATGTTAAACCCCGAAAAAATTATTATTGGTGGCGGAGTTTCAGCAGCAGGCGATCAATTATTGACACCTGTTAGAAATTATTTTGAAACAATGGTATTTCCTGCAGTAAAAGAATCTACCAAATTATCAATTGCGACAAAAGGGAATGATGCAGGGATAATTGGAGCTGCTTGGTTAGCATTACCAATTGAAGATTAA
- a CDS encoding 5-formyltetrahydrofolate cyclo-ligase produces MGDKRLIRERVLHNLNDMDKVEHRERSIKLAEKLFLLPEWENAKVIGLTLARHPEIETETIILQAKKEGKTVLIPKTYYPSRKMEFKIMNSVHPLIKSKFGILEPNEHTETVNKEKIDLLLVPGVVFNKAHFRIGFGGGFYDRFLIDFNGATVSLCFYEQQQEFVPESHDKPVSILIEG; encoded by the coding sequence ATGGGAGACAAGCGCCTAATAAGAGAAAGAGTATTACATAACTTAAATGACATGGACAAAGTAGAACACCGCGAACGTTCTATAAAACTTGCTGAAAAACTATTTCTGTTACCAGAATGGGAGAATGCAAAAGTCATTGGTTTAACACTAGCAAGACATCCAGAAATAGAAACAGAAACCATTATTTTACAAGCTAAAAAGGAAGGGAAGACAGTTCTAATCCCTAAAACTTATTATCCAAGTAGAAAGATGGAATTTAAAATTATGAATTCCGTGCATCCGCTTATAAAATCTAAATTTGGCATTTTGGAACCAAATGAACATACAGAAACAGTAAATAAAGAAAAAATTGATTTATTACTAGTTCCAGGAGTAGTATTTAATAAAGCTCATTTTCGGATTGGATTTGGTGGGGGGTTTTATGACCGATTTTTAATCGACTTTAATGGCGCCACTGTTTCGTTGTGCTTTTATGAACAACAACAGGAATTCGTGCCAGAAAGCCATGACAAACCGGTTTCTATCTTAATTGAAGGATAA
- the comGA gene encoding competence type IV pilus ATPase ComGA, protein MPQKLMDYIITQALQINASDIHIKPMMNRYMLRLRVNGTLIPLRYLSLETGEKLISFLKFQAALDISEKRKPQSGSYEKETSLEKIALRLSTMPNKDFQESIVIRIYRYKNPIPFFKSSLFPRLTKQILHQCKNQTGLFLFSGSTGSGKSSSMYSLISFISHNTELQVVTIEDPVEHYSPEFLQVEINEKANLTYATIIRSVLRHDPDILIIGEIRDAETAKMVVRAALTGHLVLSTVHAGDSYGVLLRLLEFGISQEELAQCLLGISFQKLFHLYCTYCGSKCHPFCTHLERKRTAIYEVLSKKDILSYLYSKKQQNKPKYPLQEIWKKGVAYGFFSANQLES, encoded by the coding sequence ATGCCACAAAAATTAATGGATTACATCATAACCCAAGCACTTCAAATTAATGCTAGTGACATTCATATTAAGCCTATGATGAATCGTTACATGCTACGTCTAAGAGTCAATGGAACGTTAATTCCACTACGTTACCTTTCATTAGAAACAGGTGAAAAATTAATTTCTTTTCTTAAATTTCAGGCGGCTCTAGATATAAGCGAAAAAAGAAAACCACAATCTGGGAGTTATGAAAAAGAAACTAGTTTGGAAAAAATCGCTCTAAGGCTTTCTACCATGCCAAATAAAGATTTTCAAGAAAGCATTGTCATCCGTATCTATCGTTATAAAAATCCTATTCCTTTTTTCAAGTCTAGTCTCTTCCCACGACTCACGAAACAAATTTTACACCAATGTAAGAATCAAACAGGTTTATTTCTTTTTTCTGGAAGCACTGGTAGCGGAAAATCTAGTTCAATGTATAGTTTAATTTCTTTTATTAGTCATAATACTGAACTTCAAGTCGTGACAATTGAAGACCCTGTAGAGCATTATTCGCCAGAGTTTCTTCAAGTTGAAATTAACGAAAAAGCCAATTTAACATATGCTACAATCATTCGGTCAGTTCTCCGCCATGACCCAGATATATTAATTATCGGAGAAATCCGAGACGCGGAAACAGCAAAAATGGTTGTCCGAGCAGCTTTAACTGGCCATTTAGTCTTGAGTACAGTTCACGCAGGAGATTCCTATGGCGTTTTATTAAGGTTGCTTGAATTTGGTATTAGCCAAGAAGAATTAGCACAATGTTTACTCGGCATTAGCTTCCAAAAACTTTTTCACTTATATTGCACTTATTGTGGTTCCAAATGCCATCCATTTTGTACGCACTTAGAACGGAAACGAACAGCAATTTACGAAGTGTTGTCTAAAAAAGATATTTTGTCTTATCTCTATTCAAAAAAGCAACAGAATAAACCTAAATATCCGCTTCAAGAAATTTGGAAGAAAGGAGTTGCGTATGGCTTTTTTTCAGCGAATCAATTGGAAAGCTGA
- the comGF gene encoding competence type IV pilus minor pilin ComGF, translating to MQKIVPKKNVHYRGASPAFTLLETILSITIILSISSLIPLFFQCYNKTIQLSNVDKTTEWQLFLIQMRLEWTQAYNIEVEKEKLSFQVDDNQITYTKFNDLLRRQVNSKGHEPLLTKIKDWQFVKKENQLILKVVFSDSTTYSSRFPLPRTKEQP from the coding sequence GTGCAAAAAATAGTCCCGAAAAAAAATGTACATTATAGAGGTGCTTCCCCAGCGTTTACACTTCTCGAAACTATTTTGTCCATCACTATTATATTAAGCATTAGCTCACTTATTCCGCTTTTTTTCCAGTGCTATAACAAAACTATTCAATTAAGTAACGTGGATAAAACTACAGAATGGCAGCTTTTCTTAATCCAAATGCGATTAGAGTGGACGCAAGCATACAACATAGAAGTTGAAAAAGAGAAGTTGTCTTTTCAAGTTGATGACAATCAAATCACTTATACTAAATTTAATGATCTTCTTAGACGACAAGTAAACAGCAAGGGACACGAACCTTTATTAACCAAAATTAAAGATTGGCAGTTTGTTAAAAAAGAAAATCAATTAATTTTAAAAGTTGTTTTTTCTGATTCAACAACTTATTCATCACGATTCCCACTTCCAAGAACAAAGGAGCAACCATGA
- the comGB gene encoding competence type IV pilus assembly protein ComGB, translating into MAFFQRINWKADGEFLIRTASLLDKGFSLEATISYLSITSPKNHERYEKIIASLALGNSFAYSLQQNGFPEFICSQLHYASSHGFFIQTISETGMHMQRKAEEHNALKKTFQYPLVLFSTVIIVFFLLRIFLLPKFELLFSQLSSDGALGTNFTYFLLEQVPIILGVILLTLFLSISFLIKKQNKKNAYQRAYFYCRIPYIRQFSQIHYSQIFSREMGYLLKSGLSISHIMQVFKSNDSPPFFQAIAKQIIPSLEQGLPLTEAITPMPIFEKELYYIVIHGEKNGNLAEELLFYYNLCHQKALMKTEKLFSFIQPVVFIIIGILIISIYLSILYPMFSMVNQI; encoded by the coding sequence ATGGCTTTTTTTCAGCGAATCAATTGGAAAGCTGATGGTGAATTTTTAATTAGAACAGCTAGTTTACTTGATAAAGGTTTTTCCTTAGAAGCTACTATTAGTTATTTAAGTATTACTTCTCCCAAAAACCATGAACGTTACGAAAAAATCATTGCATCCCTTGCGCTTGGAAATTCTTTTGCTTATTCACTTCAACAAAACGGTTTCCCAGAATTTATCTGCTCTCAACTCCACTACGCCTCAAGCCATGGTTTTTTTATTCAAACAATTAGCGAAACTGGCATGCACATGCAGCGAAAAGCAGAAGAACACAATGCTTTAAAAAAGACTTTTCAGTATCCACTCGTTTTATTTTCTACTGTAATTATTGTTTTTTTCTTACTCCGGATTTTCCTTTTACCAAAATTCGAACTATTATTTTCACAATTATCTAGTGATGGAGCTCTTGGAACAAACTTCACTTACTTTTTACTAGAACAAGTCCCTATTATTTTAGGAGTTATTCTACTCACTCTTTTTCTAAGCATTAGTTTTCTCATAAAGAAACAAAACAAAAAGAACGCATACCAGCGCGCCTATTTTTATTGCAGGATTCCATATATACGCCAATTTTCGCAAATTCATTATTCTCAAATTTTTTCACGTGAAATGGGTTATCTTTTAAAAAGCGGTTTATCCATTTCACATATTATGCAAGTATTTAAAAGTAATGATTCCCCGCCATTTTTTCAAGCTATTGCAAAACAAATTATTCCATCATTAGAACAAGGATTACCTCTAACTGAAGCTATTACCCCAATGCCTATTTTTGAAAAAGAACTTTATTATATTGTTATTCATGGCGAGAAAAATGGTAATTTAGCGGAAGAATTACTATTTTATTACAATCTATGCCATCAAAAAGCATTAATGAAAACAGAAAAGTTATTCTCATTTATTCAACCTGTTGTTTTTATAATTATTGGTATTTTAATCATATCCATCTATCTATCCATTTTGTATCCGATGTTTTCTATGGTAAATCAAATTTAG
- a CDS encoding YqgQ family protein, with translation MKTVYDVAQLLRKHGIIVYLGKRQYDIEMMEYEVTELFKHNILDREVFASARSILKQELIKEQRKNSSLN, from the coding sequence GTGAAAACAGTATATGATGTTGCTCAATTGTTAAGGAAGCACGGCATTATCGTTTATTTAGGAAAGCGACAATATGACATCGAAATGATGGAATATGAAGTAACCGAACTTTTTAAACATAATATTTTAGATAGAGAAGTTTTTGCTAGTGCGAGAAGCATTTTAAAACAAGAGTTAATTAAGGAACAACGAAAAAACAGTAGTTTAAACTAA
- the comGE gene encoding competence type IV pilus minor pilin ComGE — protein sequence MKKINGFSLVESIVSLLLFSLVCSFLLPISMTIFQRIDQEKEKSRVNQQLFEHSELLIHESVPVNFNDDQIKSFYEKGGIQICAKNSPEKKCTL from the coding sequence TTGAAAAAGATTAATGGATTTTCGCTGGTTGAGAGCATTGTCTCCCTTTTACTCTTTTCTTTAGTTTGCAGCTTTTTACTCCCGATATCTATGACTATTTTTCAAAGAATAGACCAAGAAAAAGAAAAGAGTAGAGTGAATCAACAGCTTTTCGAGCACAGTGAATTACTAATTCATGAGAGTGTTCCTGTGAACTTTAACGACGACCAAATAAAAAGTTTTTACGAAAAAGGAGGTATCCAAATTTGTGCAAAAAATAGTCCCGAAAAAAAATGTACATTATAG